The uncultured Campylobacter sp. genome segment AGAAAAAATCGCAAAAGACCATCAGCAAAAACGCGCCGCCGAAAACGTAAATTTGCGCTTCGTTCTCGCTTAAAATTTCATGGTAGCGCTGCGGCTGCTTAAGCGCTAACACGAGGGTTTCCCAAAGACCCAGATGCGCGCTTGCGGCGACGATTAGCACGGGGAATAAAAACCTCATTCCAAAAACCGCGATCGGAATGCCCCAGAGGATAAATCTGCTCTGCCACACCGGCGCCATATCTTTTAGCACCTTGGCATTGACTACGGCGTTGTCGAAGCTGAGGCTGATTTCGAGTGCGCATAAAAGCGCACAGATATAAGCGGCACCCGCGCCGCCGATATAAAACGCGATAGCAAGCGCAATTAGGCTTACTACAAAAGAGGAGTAAAAATATTTCATCGCTGTCCTAGCCGATTTTTTGCGCGATTTTAGCAAAATTTAGCCCTAAATTCTATATAATTGCAAAAATTCCAAAAAAGGCAAAAGATGCTTACCAATCCCGTATTTATCAGTATCTGTGTGATGTGCGCGCTGTGCTTGCTGAGGTGCAATGTAATGCTCGCGATCCTAATCGGCACCATATGCGCCGTGCTCTCAAGCAATATCCCGCTGGACGATGCCATAAATTTATTCATAAACGGCAACCCGGAAAACGCCGGCAGTCTCGGCATGGGCGGAAATTTAGAAACCGCGCTCTCATATCTGTTGCTAGGCGTCATCGCAAGCGCGATCTCAAAGACCAACTTAACGGCGATCTTGGTGCGCGCGGTAGCAAATTTAATCAGCGACAAAAAATATATCTTTATCTTTTCGATCGCCTTTTTTGCGTGCTTTTCACAAAATTTAATCCCCGTGCATATCGCCTTTATCCCGATTTTGATCCCGCCGTTAGTTAAGATCATGAACTCGCTAAAGATCGACCGCCGCGCCGTAGCCTGCGCGCTGACGTTCGGCTTGCAGACGCCGTATATGGCGCTGCCGCTGGGATTTGGACTTATCTTTATGGGGCTAATCGAAAAAAATATGAACGCAAACGGCATCGCAGTAAGCCTAAGCGACATATCGAGCGTGATGTGGCTAAGCGCCGTGCCGATGCTGGTGGGTCTCATCCTAGCCGTGATCTACTACCGCAAGCCAAGAGAGTATGCCGAAACCAAACAGAGCCTAGATGCGCATTTTAGCGAGCTTAAGATGGGTATGCGCGAATGGGGTGCGCTAGCGGGCATCGCGGTGTGCTTCGCGGTGCAAATTTGGATCAAATCCCTTCCGTTTGCCGCGCTTAGCGGAATTTTAGTAATGCTTGCTAGCAAAGGCATCGAGTGGAAGAAGCTCGATAGCGTATTTGACGAGGGCGTGCATATGATGGGCTACATCGCGTTTTTGATGCTGATCGCCGCAGGATACGGCACGATCTTAAAAGAAACCGGCGGCGTGAATGAGCTGGTGCACGTAGCGAGCACTTTAAGCGGTGGTAAGCTCGGCGGTGCGCTGCTGATGATCGGCATCGGACTGCTCGTGACGATGGGCATAGGCTCGAGCTTCGGCACGATCCCTATCATCGCTACGATATACTGTCCGCTAGCCGCGCAGCTGGGCTTTAGCACTGCAGCGACGATCTTTATCATTGGCGTGGCCGCGGGTATCGGTGATGCGGGCTCGCCTGCGAGCGATAGCACGCTTGGACCTACCGTGGGGCTGAATATAGACGGCGGGCATAGCCATATGTGGGATACCTGCGTGCCGACCTTTATTTTCTTTAATATCCCGCTAATCATATTCGGCATAATCTTTTCGATGATGCTTTGAAATTTTATAAAATTTAGCCGTGCGGCGGTGCTCGTAAATTTATGGACGCGAATGTTTTTAAATTTAGCCGCGCGGCTTTGCTTTTAAATTTGCCTGCGCGATTTTGCCAAAATTTATCTGCGCTGCTCGCACGATCGGCTTAAATTTAACCGCTCGCGGCGTGTTGATGAAAATCATTGCTAAAATTTGAAATTTCGCATAAAATGGGCGAAATTTCATAGCAAGGAGCGGTGGTGGAGCAAATTTATCCTTACGTGCAGATCGTGCATCTCATCTGCGCAATTATCTTTTTAGGCTACATATTTTTCGACGTCGTGATTTTTTCGCGGCTCAAAGGCGTGCTGGGCGCGGATTTTGAGCGCGTTAAAAAAGCGATCGGCTCGCACGCGATTAAGATCATGCCGGTTTGCCTTTTTACGCTGATAATCACCGGCGGAATGATGATGAGCCGCTGGGTCGGTAGCGCTAACGGCGGGTATTTCGGCACGCCGCTTCAAAAAATCTTTATGCTAAAAGTCACGCTCGCGCTCATCATCGCCCTGTGCGTAGCGATAAATTTAAGTTGCCGCGCGATGGGAAGGTCTGCGCCTGAGTTTTTGCGAGCAAATATCCACAAAATCGCTTTTGTATTCGGATTCATCATCGTGCTTTGCGCCAAGCTGATGTTTGTAGTATGATTTATGGCGCAAAATTTAGCGCTGACGGCGCGACTTTTATCGCGGAATTCTGTAGCGCGGCAAAGATTTAATTTTGCTTGCTTTTGAATTTTGTAGTTTGCTAAAAATTTTAAAATTCCGTTTTGCTGGGCGGAGCGTATAAATTTAAGAATTTTAAATTCCACTATGTCTGCACTAAAGCGCGAAATTTTAAAATTTCACTTCTTTTTTGTGCTGTTTTGTCAAATGCAATCTGCAAAATTTAATCTCATAAAATTTTAAAATTTCATCGCGAGTTTTAAAGCGCTCATAAAATTTCTCATCCAATTCTGCAGCTTTAAAATTTTGCAAAATTTTAAAAATTTTAAATTTTACCGCTAGGACGCGGATAAGAATTCTAAAAACTCGCGCAAAATCGAAGCAAACAATGAAAAAGCGAATTTATTTGACGACTTTACTTACTATTTAATAATCATTAAAGATATAAAAAGCTAAAATTGCTTTTCGCCTGCGGGCGAATTTAATGTCTGCTTGCCATTCGGGCGGGATTTTGAGGTTTTCCGTAGCCGTGGCAATGGTTTTGAAATTATTTATGAGAAAGGAAAAGGATGAAGAAATTTCTCTTAAGTCTGCTTGTCGCAGCTTTAGCTAGTAGTGCGCTTTGCGCCAGATCGCTCTCCGAGATCAAAAGTAGCGGAGTGCTTAGAATAGGCGTTTATGACGCGCAGCCGCCGTTTAGCAAGATAGAAGACGGCGTGCATCAGGGCTTTGAG includes the following:
- a CDS encoding Na+/H+ antiporter NhaC family protein, yielding MLTNPVFISICVMCALCLLRCNVMLAILIGTICAVLSSNIPLDDAINLFINGNPENAGSLGMGGNLETALSYLLLGVIASAISKTNLTAILVRAVANLISDKKYIFIFSIAFFACFSQNLIPVHIAFIPILIPPLVKIMNSLKIDRRAVACALTFGLQTPYMALPLGFGLIFMGLIEKNMNANGIAVSLSDISSVMWLSAVPMLVGLILAVIYYRKPREYAETKQSLDAHFSELKMGMREWGALAGIAVCFAVQIWIKSLPFAALSGILVMLASKGIEWKKLDSVFDEGVHMMGYIAFLMLIAAGYGTILKETGGVNELVHVASTLSGGKLGGALLMIGIGLLVTMGIGSSFGTIPIIATIYCPLAAQLGFSTAATIFIIGVAAGIGDAGSPASDSTLGPTVGLNIDGGHSHMWDTCVPTFIFFNIPLIIFGIIFSMML
- a CDS encoding copper resistance protein CopD — protein: MEQIYPYVQIVHLICAIIFLGYIFFDVVIFSRLKGVLGADFERVKKAIGSHAIKIMPVCLFTLIITGGMMMSRWVGSANGGYFGTPLQKIFMLKVTLALIIALCVAINLSCRAMGRSAPEFLRANIHKIAFVFGFIIVLCAKLMFVV